The following is a genomic window from Vicia villosa cultivar HV-30 ecotype Madison, WI unplaced genomic scaffold, Vvil1.0 ctg.002741F_1_1, whole genome shotgun sequence.
gcaaaacaaaaataaaattacatatgGAGGTCAGATTTATAAAATTAAGTGACTAAAATTACTCAAAACACACCCAAAAATACAAGTGATGTTACATAACCCTTGCAAAAGGGTAAGGGTATGTACTGGACAAAATAGTATAATACAATTCTTTAAAGTATTGTACGATATAGTACAACTTTTTGTATTGTACAATATTTGACGAACAATTGAcaagacaaataaaataaaataaaatttactaCAATACTCTATAAATGTAACTTTTAATAGACGatgagagaaaatatttttaatagaaaataaatatgtatttaaaataatttattctaaGGACAAAAAGTATTTTCATAATGTGAATATTAATAGAGAAGGGTGAGAGACAGAAagagaagaaatttatttttaataaaaaataaaagggtattttcatattttaaataatttctaCTATAGAGAAAatgttattttcttatttttcataTTGTAAATATTAATAGAGAAGAGagtatttcttaaaaaaaacaaaaaggtatttttatattttaaataacttatGCTAGAGACAAaagtgtattttttatattttaaatattaagggAGAAAGATATGagagaaaaattatatttttaataaaacataagagggtatttttgtattttaaataacTTGTGCTAAGGATAAAAGGGTGTTTTCTTATTTTCATGTTGTAAATATTAATAGAGGAGGATCAgggagaaaaaaatatttttattagaaaatataaaagaatattTACGTATTTTAATTAACTTGTACTATGGACAAAAAGTTGTTCTCTGATTTAGTGAGGgacaaaattttcaatttttgtcCAGCCCCTATTCGTGATTTTTGTCTTGTATCGTGAatatcttttaaatcaaagacaTACCAACTAGCGTTATGTTGTCCAAACCCATATTTTTTAACAAATCAAACACACATTAAATTTGATAAATAATTGACATGGTAATATATGAGACGAGAAAATTGTATCATATTATACGGGATGGACATTCGGCCATACCGATTCGTTTACGAGATCAAAACCGTAAATCAGCCTAATCCTCAATTTAGAAACAACAGTCAAATTCTGTGTGATTCAACAATGGGTCTTTTCCGAATTGGTTTTTCAGATTCAGTTTTTTAACTTAagttttttcatattttaataatTGGCCCATTTGAAAATAATTGGATAATTTTATAATCGGCCGattcaataaatatattttttatttatttctaattttataaatttgGGTATTAACAATGTTTtccatcctttttttttttttaatttattggtaTAATTTGAACAATGGTatatttttgtttctttaaaaaCATAATAGTTTAACTATGCTAATTACAATGAgacaaaacaataataaaattacaTATGGAGGCCAGATCTATGAAATTAAGTGACTAAAATTACTTAAAATACATTAAGAAATACAAGTAATGTTACATAACTACTGTAAAATGGTAAGTATTGAATAGAATAGTATAGTACaaattttttaagtatttaagAGCAATTGACAGAACAAATAAAATACTCTTTATAAATCTAAAAATCATAGATGAGGAGGAGAGAAAATATTAATaatggaaaataaaataatttttttagtatttaaaataatttatactaGGAACAAGTATTTTCTTATGCTAAATATTAAAAGAGGGTGAGAGACAGAAAgggagaaaatctattttcaataaaaaaaaataaaaagactttcatattttaaataatttgtcCTAGGgagaaaatgatatatttttttatttttcatttttcatattgTAAATATTATTAGAGAAGAgagtaatttttaataaaaagaatgtatttttgtattttaaataacTTGTGCTAGAGACAAAAgtgtattttcatattttaaatattaatagatAAAGATATGAGagagaaaaattatattttattttaaaaaaaataaaagggtatttttgtattttaaatcaTTTGTGCTAGACATAAAAGGGTATTTTCGTCAATCAAAATATACGAAATATCACAGTATTAGGGAAAAAAATAAAGGTCAAATTGAGAGGAAAatgaaaagttttaaaactaaataaaaagatAATACCTACACTCCAATTTCCCTTCAAACTCGTGAACAACCATAAAATATGTAGGAAATGAAAAATAGATAATTAGTGAAGATGACAAAGGAAATGAATGAAGCAGAAAagacaataaaaatattaatctaTACCCATATTAAGATTGAAAAAGAGACACATTTCTAAATGGTTGAGGTTGAACTTCGAATGGTTGAATGGTTGAGTTAAATTCAGTGTCACTCCTTCAACTTTGTGCGTTATAATTTTGTGAAGTTGTGATTGTGAGATAAAGGGAAGAGGAATAGATCGTAGCGGCTAGGGTTTTTAGTTTTCTTCACTGTGTTAAGTTTATATGGTATATAGATAGGGTATATCTTTTGGGCTTCATAAACAATTCAGTTTTGTatgaatattaaataaaataataaaaataacattattatCCACTATAAACTGAAAGGTTCACCTGTTTGACCCGAAAACTCGACCGAAAGAATTCAAATTTTATGGGTTGATCGGATACTAATGGACAATTGATTTTTGTCCACCTATCCCAAACCAATGTTtgttacaataataaaatatcataaattaaCCTTAAATTTATTAGTAGTGTTATGTATCTCTAATTCAAAAAGACATCCCAAAATATATAATCAACAAATCTTTACAAATTTTGTCACAATCAATTGACACATCTTCAatcttgttttcaaaaatgtcatTTATAACTCATTGTtgtatataattggttaaacttTTCCTTTTCCTATCGTATGTACTTTTCAAAAATTTTGTCGtctcttatatttttatatactatattttcctttaaaatatttagataaataaaacATGATTACCCCTAAGAGATGCATGTTTTTAATTACAAGATGacatttttaacaataaataaaaaaattcacaccTTATCACCTTACAAAGATTATGTTTTTATGTTTCCACTTTACGTATAATAATTTGAGCACCATATTGTGGTTGAAGAGTAACTAAATAGGATGGAGCATGAGCATAGGTTGGTGAAAGTTCAAATGAGAAATGTTGCAAAATCATTGCAATTGCCATCTTTGCTTCCAATAGGGAAAAATTTTGTCCAATGCAAATTCTAGGACCCCAACCAAATGGAAAAAATGAAACTCTACCATTTGTTGCTTTGGAAATTCCTCCAGAAAATCTCTCAGGATTGAAAATCTTAGCATCATCACCCCAAAGCTCGCAGTCATGGTGAAGCAAAATAATTGGTAAGAAAACTTCCACTCCAGTGGGTAATATTAGGTCTCCAAGTTTCACATCTTTCTCAATATTTCGAGAAAGGCCAGACACTGGAGGATATAACCTAAGAACCTCATACAAAATCATAGTCACCTGTCACAAAAATGTTTACATCACCAATAAGTATTAAGGTTGTTAGAAACACCACTAAGCCAAATATAAAGATAAGCTTTTAAATAGAGACCAAAAAGTGCATTTAAGACAACATAATAGTATAATACTTACAATCTTCAAATTATTTAGGCCATCAAAGTCTGGTTGTCTGTTGCCAAAGATAAGTAATACCTCTTCTCTTGCACGTTGTTGCCATTCAGGGTACCTACTCAACAATATCATTGTCCAAACAAGCAAAACTGAAGTAGTCTCTTGTCCTGCAAAGTAAAACAACTTGCATTCCTCGACTACATCTTCAAGAGTCATTCCCACATTTTTGTTGTTtgtattttcttcaatttctttgtgATTTGATTCAAGAAGAATACTCAATAAGTCATTCCCAGTAGATTCACCTGTCTTTAGTGCCTTTTCCCTCTTGTTAATTATATCTTTAAGCGAAGATTTTATTTCTTTGTCAATTTCATTCATCTTTCTATGGACAATAACAGGTAAGAACCTACAAGAAAATATGTTGAAATAAAATTACAAGTAAtagagaaaaaatgaaaatactaAATGGATAGGTGTAGGATATGTAAAGATAAGTCTTACATCCATAAAGGAATGAAAGATTTAGTTACAACTTTCATTAGATGTTCAGCTAGCTCTCTTTGAAGttgaaatattctttttccttcttcatAGCTACTTCCAAATGATGTTCGAGAAATAGCATCACTAGCCAAATTTTGAAGCGATGGCCATATGTCTATTTCACATGACCCATCTGAAGACAGCATTTCTTTCCATTTGCTAATCAAATCATTGCAACTCGCGAAGAAAGATGGCGTCATAATCTGTAatgtaattattaaaaataaccaAAAGTTTAAACTTCACGTGATACTTTTTCTTCTAATAACATGTATCTTCTACTTTTTCTTGGATAAATTATTCCACTTGTGCTGCTTTGGAAGCTAATTTTTTGATCATGGCAAATTTGTTCGATTAGTTTCTCTCTTTGGTGAAGATGAATCACAATGATGGACTATTGATTCATATATACATCTGGAAATTGATCTGAATACTAAGGCTAGTTAGTTGCACCTAAGAAATCCTTAATGTTCCGTCATAGAAACATTAAGTTTTTATCTTGTGGACTTGAGAAAACCTTATCCACTTAATATCACAAAAGTGTTGTGTAGGTATCATTATGGTTAAGAACGTTTGGTTTGGTCTTCTCATTAAGTTTTGGAGAGACCCTTGGGTTGACGTTATTCCTCTTAGAACTAGGTTTCCCGGCTTTTATCTGTCTCTGAACAGAAGTATTATTCAATGGGAGAGCTTGGTATGTGGGAGGGGAATGCTTGGGTTTAGGATCTTAAGTGGAAAATATCTTTCCTTTTTTTACCATGAGGAGGTTTTGATATCTGATATCCTCTTAGAAGTTAGGGACTTTATCCCTTCCTCGTTGTTTGATAAGTGGTGGTAGGACCAATCTAAATATGGTTCTTATTTTGTGGCTTTCACATACTCTTTTCTTCTCTCTCATGAGTTTCCTAAAAGACCGCGAGGTCTTGTTGTTGGAGTCGGTTCTGTCTAGTAATTGAAGTAGATGGGCTCCCTCTAAAGTAAGTTTTTTCTCTTGGCAACTCATGCGGGATAAGATTCCTACTATAGATAATTTACTCAAGAGAGAGATCTTCATTGGTTCAGATAATGTCTCTTGCACTTTTTGTTCGAGTTTTCTAGAGTCTTCCTTTACTCTATTTGTGACTTGTG
Proteins encoded in this region:
- the LOC131639700 gene encoding cytochrome P450 72A68-like, coding for MEWVSVIIFILWTLGLIIAWKVLNWLWLRPKKLEKLLREQGLHGNSYRILVGDVKDLFKMEKEAKTKSMNLSDDIVPRVSPYIQKSVKIHGKNSFIWFGTKPRVTLTEPEQIKDVLNKISEFPKTNYKIFKLLASGLASHQGEKWSKHRRLINPAFHLEKLKIMTPSFFASCNDLISKWKEMLSSDGSCEIDIWPSLQNLASDAISRTSFGSSYEEGKRIFQLQRELAEHLMKVVTKSFIPLWMFLPVIVHRKMNEIDKEIKSSLKDIINKREKALKTGESTGNDLLSILLESNHKEIEENTNNKNVGMTLEDVVEECKLFYFAGQETTSVLLVWTMILLSRYPEWQQRAREEVLLIFGNRQPDFDGLNNLKIVTMILYEVLRLYPPVSGLSRNIEKDVKLGDLILPTGVEVFLPIILLHHDCELWGDDAKIFNPERFSGGISKATNGRVSFFPFGWGPRICIGQNFSLLEAKMAIAMILQHFSFELSPTYAHAPSYLVTLQPQYGAQIIIRKVET